The following are encoded in a window of Carya illinoinensis cultivar Pawnee chromosome 15, C.illinoinensisPawnee_v1, whole genome shotgun sequence genomic DNA:
- the LOC122296058 gene encoding pentatricopeptide repeat-containing protein At5g15010, mitochondrial, whose amino-acid sequence MRHMIRLRSSNLSVFSILRRTHVNSTCSDILAKPITAALLNFSPSTPYSFSAMEPRLQFFSSSSIFPSSNHSTLIETQEDANSDEDDGGCGGEEYEEDETEFKPLPMGDEGLVRDTMTIVDILHELRSSPSESKNKLEHCGITASSELVVAVLSQIRNDWEAAFTFFLWAGKQPGYAHSVREYHSMISILGKMRKFGTAWALIDEMRGGTNGPPLVTPQTLLIMIRRYCAVHDVGRAINTFYAYKRFKFEVRIDEFQGFLSALCRYKNVQEAEHLLFTNKNTFPFDTKSFNIILNGWCNVIVSPREGERIWREMSKRGIQHDVVSYGCLISCYTKACNLKKVLKLFNQMKEMKIVMDRKVYNAVIHALAKGRLVKEAINLLKTMEEKGVAPNVVTYNSLIKPLCRAQRIEEAKEFFDEMLQRGFSPTIRTYHAFFRCLRTGEEVFVLLEKMKNMGCQPNSDTYMMLIRKFCQWREVDNAFKLWNTMSKNGVHPDRSSYIVLVHGLFLNGKLEEAHKYYIEMKEKQFEPEPKTDEMIQAWMSGKHVPECQKKDLEGNQLNCRESVKNTRFDQTRNFCRQPETRRVVRERGFSFWEQ is encoded by the coding sequence ATGCGGCACATGATCAGGTTAAGATCTTCTAACCTCTCCGTATTCTCAATTCTTCGTCGAACCCATGTCAATTCTACTTGTTCTGATATTCTTGCTAAGCCTATCACTGCTGCCCTTCTTAACTTCAGCCCATCTACCCCTTACAGTTTTTCAGCTATGGAGCCTCGCTTACAATTTTTCTcgtcttcttctatttttccaAGTTCAAACCATTCAACCTTAATAGAAACACAAGAAGATGCTAATAGTGACGAGGATGATGGTGGCTGCGGTGGTGAAGAATATGAAGAGGATGAAACAGAATTCAAACCATTGCCTATGGGAGACGAGGGTCTTGTCCGAGATACAATGACTATTGTGGATATATTACATGAACTTCGTAGCAGTCCATCTGAATCAAAAAACAAGCTTGAGCATTGCGGGATTACAGCCTCATCAGAATTGGTGGTGGCAGTGCTCTCACAAATCCGCAATGATTGGGAAGCAGCATTCACGTTCTTTCTGTGGGCTGGAAAGCAGCCTGGTTATGCTCATTCTGTGCGCGAATACCATTCCATGATCTCTATTCTTGGGAAAATGAGAAAGTTTGGCACTGCATGGGCCTTGATTGATGAAATGAGAGGTGGTACCAACGGTCCACCTCTTGTCACACCTCAGACTCTCTTGATCATGATTAGGAGATATTGTGCTGTTCATGATGTGGGGAGGGCTATAAATACTTTCTATGCCTACAAACGGTTTAAGTTTGAAGTTAGGATCGATGAATTCCAAGGCTTTCTCTCTGCCCTTTGCCGGTACAAGAATGTGCAAGAGGCTGAGCACTTGCTCTTCACAAATAAGAATACATTCCCGTTTGATACCAAGAGCTTTAACATCATCCTCAATGGGTGGTGTAATGTGATTGTTAGTCCCCGGGAGGGAGAGAGAATTTGGAGGGAGATGAGCAAGAGAGGTATCCAACATGATGTTGTCTCATATGGATGCCTCATATCATGCTACACAAAAGCATGTAATCTGAAGAAGGTGCTTAAGCTCTTCAACCAGATGAAGGAAATGAAAATTGTAATGGATAGGAAAGTCTACAACGCTGTCATTCATGCTCTTGCAAAAGGTAGACTTGTGAAAGAAGCTATCAATCTCCTGAAAACAATGGAAGAGAAGGGCGTTGCTCCAAATGTCGTCACTTATAACTCACTGATCAAGCCTCTCTGTCGGGCCCAGAGAATAGAAGAAGCTAAAGAATTCTTTGATGAGATGTTGCAGCGGGGTTTCTCCCCTACAATACGGACTTACCATGCCTTCTTCCGTTGTTTAAGGACAGGAGAAGAAGTGTTTGTGCTCTTggaaaagatgaaaaatatggGCTGCCAGCCAAATTCAGATACCTACATGATGTTGATTAGGAAATTTTGTCAATGGCGCGAGGTTGATAATGCCTTCAAGTTGTGGAACACCATGAGTAAAAATGGAGTCCACCCCGATCGGAGCTCATATATTGTGCTGGTACATGGGCTATTTTTGAACGGAAAGCTGGAGGAGGCACACAAATATTATATAGAGATGAAGGAGAAACAGTTTGAGCCAGAACCAAAGACAGATGAGATGATTCAGGCTTGGATGTCTGGTAAACATGTACCTGAGTGTCAGAAGAAGGATTTAGAGGGCAATCAATTAAATTGTAGGGAGTCTGTCAAGAACACCAGATTTGATCAAACAAGAAATTTTTGCCGCCAACCTGAAACTAGAAGAGTTGTGAGAGAGCGCGGCTTTTCTTTTTGGGAGCAGTAG